The Aythya fuligula isolate bAytFul2 chromosome 7, bAytFul2.pri, whole genome shotgun sequence genome has a window encoding:
- the ZNF503 gene encoding zinc finger protein 503 translates to MITSPSLSAPRSSSKRSSSSSLSEPGGSPRRSRSAADLAGPPGHAGNSGSSSSAAAKPGFHAVPPSDPLRQANRLPIKVLKMLTARTGHILHPEYLQPLPSTPVSPIELDAKKSPLALLAQTCSQIGKPDPSPSSKLSSVTSNGSGGDKDSKSGPLKLSDIGVEDKSSFKPYSKPGAEKKEPGATGCAGAPAAGVAAGEKSGFRVPSATCQPFTPRTGSPNSSASACSPGLLPAEGKGGEDKKDSEGCGKSGSSGSEGGPGTTSISHSRISVSCAGINVEVNQHQESTPGSKPIASDSASSCSSTTATSSTSVLGSGLVAPVSPYKPGQTVFPLPPAGMSYPGTLAGAYAGYPPQFLPHGVALDPTKSSSLVGAQLAAASSLGCSKPAGSSPLAGASPPSVMTASLCRDPYCLSYHCASHLAGAAGASCAHDQALKSGYPLVYPTHPLHSVHSSLTGATPPSLAGHPLYPYGFMLPNDPQPHICNWVSANGPCDKRFATSEELLSHLRTHTAFPGTDKLLSSYPSSSSLASAAAAAMACHMHIPTTGAPGSPGTLALRSPHHALGLGSRYHPYSKSPLPTPGAPVPVPAATGPYYSPYALYGQRLTTASALGYQ, encoded by the exons ATGATCACATCGCCCTCGCTTTCTGCTCCGAGAAGTAGTAGTaagcgcagcagcagcagcagcctcagcgAGCCCGGAGGCAGCCCCCGCCGCAGCCGCAGCGCCGCCGACCTCGCCGGGCCGCCCGGGCACGCTGGGAAtagcggcagcagcagcagcgccgccGCCAAGCCCGGCTTCCACGCCGTGCCCCCCTCGGACCCGCTACGCCAAGCCAACCGCCTTCCCATCAAAGTCCTGAAAATGCTCACGGCGCGGACTGGACACATTTTACACCCCGAGTACCTGCAGCCTTTACCCTCCACGCCCGTCAGCCCCATCGAG CTGGATGCGAAGAAGAGTCCCCTGGCCCTTTTGGCACAAACTTGCTCGCAAATAGGGAAGCCGGACCCGTCCCCTTCCTCCAAACTCTCGTCGGTCACCTCCAATGGCTCCGGAGGCGACAAGGACTCCAAGTCGGGCCCCTTGAAGCTCAGCGACATCGGCGTGGAGGACAAGTCGAGCTTCAAGCCCTACTCCAAGCCGGGCGCCGAGAAGAAGGAGCCGGGGGCGACGGGCTGCGCGGGCGCCCCCGCCGCGGGGGTCGCGGCCGGGGAGAAGTCGGGATTCCGGGTGCCGAGCGCCACCTGCCAGCCGTTCACCCCAAGGACAGGCAGCCCCAACTCCAGCGCCTCCGCCTGCTCgccggggctgctgccggcCGAGGGCAAAGGCGGGGAGGACAAGAAGGACTCGGAGGGCTGCGGAAAGAGCGGCAGCTCCGGCTCGGAGGGAGGCCCGGGCACCACCAGCATCAGCCACAGCCGGATTAGCGTGAGCTGTGCCGGGATTAACGTGGAGGTCAACCAGCACCAGGAGAGCACGCCGGGCTCCAAGCCCATCGCCTCGGACTccgcctcctcctgcagcagcaccaccgccacctcctccacctccgTCCTGGGCTCCGGCCTCGTAGCCCCCGTCTCCCCCTACAAGCCAGGCCAGACCGtcttccccctgcccccggCGGGCATGAGCTACCCGGGGACGCTGGCTGGAGCCTACGCCGGCTACCCGCCGCAGTTCCTGCCGCACGGAGTGGCTCTGGACCCCACCAAATCCTCCAGCCTGGTGGGGGCCCAGCTGGCCGCCgccagcagcctgggctgcagcaagccGGCGGGGTCGAGCCCGCTGGCGGGCGCGTCGCCGCCGTCGGTGATGACGGCCAGCCTGTGCCGAGACCCCTACTGCCTGAGCTACCACTGCGCCAGCCACCTGGCCGGCGCCGCCGGCGCCTCCTGCGCCCACGACCAGGCCCTCAAGTCCGGATACCCCCTCGTGTACCCCACGCACCCCTTGCACAGCGTCCACTCCTCGCTGACCGGCGCCACGCCGCCCTCGCTGGCCGGCCACCCTTTGTACCCCTACGGCTTCATGCTCCCCAACGACCCCCAGCCGCACATCTGCAACTGGGTGTCAGCCAACGGACCCTGCGACAAGCGCTTCGCCACCTCGGAGGAGCTGCTTAGCCACTTGCGGACCCATACTGCCTTCCCGGGCACCGATAAACTCCTCTCCAGCTACCCCAGCTCCTCGTCGCTGGCCAGCGCGGCGGCCGCGGCCATGGCGTGCCACATGCACATCCCCACGACGGGCGCCCCGGGCAGCCCGGGCACGCTGGCGCTGCGCAGCCCGCACCACGCGCTGGGACTCGGCAGCCGCTACCACCCCTACTCCAAGAGCCCGCTGCCCACCCCCGGGGcccccgtgcccgtgcccgccGCCACGGGACCCTACTACTCCCCTTACGCACTCTACGGGCAGAGACTCACCACAGCCTCGGCGCTGGGCTACCAGTGA